A stretch of Aureispira sp. CCB-E DNA encodes these proteins:
- a CDS encoding serine hydrolase, with translation MIKSLLQIIVCLSMVCSLSSCTLTKIVVFFKPSIEDHHKVFACDTISGSAMNDWATSSMEAMLPKKPLFINANSPANIPPMEQWIPTEENLETNNFDAFLEKSKTTALIIIKNDSVLYERYLNGGAKNKPKVVFSVTKAITATLAAIAAEEGLLSLDQKVADFIPEFGDDARKNITLRHLMGMVSGLNWHDFDNVLRLGGLYYTGNQKRFINRAAKAKYEPNTRFAYKSLSTQILGVCLEEAIGQSLASYLEAKIWRPVGMQYDAMVTLDSKKHRNPRTFGGMALAAPDMARFGKLMLNDGVWEGQQIVPKWFVDELKHRDMNRWFGYSNCYWRNGYEELGFENNDQYWAAGYNGQYIFVAPKDNIIMVRTGAEEKNHWSLLLGRLSVLLAHGRTDLTDASLDFGEQFAGTYVNEAGAEMTLDLLPTLDQYKRRKWLWKRDTKLFKEGKKRKELTQLDGISLGYKKGGKQTRMYYDVKDGKVLGFYYNSWPAVNLMYFKKVK, from the coding sequence ATGATCAAATCTTTACTACAAATCATTGTTTGTTTATCAATGGTTTGCTCTTTATCCAGTTGCACTTTAACCAAAATTGTTGTATTCTTTAAACCTAGCATAGAAGACCATCATAAAGTATTTGCTTGTGATACCATATCAGGGTCGGCTATGAACGATTGGGCGACATCATCTATGGAAGCAATGCTGCCAAAGAAGCCTTTGTTTATTAATGCCAATTCCCCCGCTAACATCCCACCAATGGAGCAGTGGATACCCACGGAAGAAAACCTAGAAACGAATAATTTTGATGCTTTTTTAGAAAAGTCAAAAACCACAGCGCTTATTATCATCAAAAATGATTCGGTATTGTATGAACGATATCTGAATGGTGGCGCCAAAAACAAACCCAAAGTTGTATTTTCTGTTACCAAAGCTATTACAGCCACCTTGGCAGCAATTGCAGCAGAAGAAGGCTTGTTATCTTTGGATCAAAAAGTTGCTGATTTTATTCCAGAATTTGGAGACGATGCTCGAAAGAACATAACACTACGTCATTTAATGGGAATGGTTTCGGGACTAAATTGGCATGACTTTGACAATGTGTTGCGTTTGGGAGGATTGTATTATACTGGCAACCAAAAGCGTTTTATCAATCGGGCTGCCAAGGCAAAATATGAACCGAACACTCGTTTTGCGTATAAGTCTTTGTCAACTCAAATTTTGGGTGTTTGTTTAGAAGAGGCAATCGGACAAAGCTTAGCAAGCTATTTGGAAGCAAAAATATGGCGACCCGTGGGAATGCAGTACGATGCAATGGTTACGCTAGATAGTAAAAAACATCGAAACCCAAGAACATTTGGTGGAATGGCATTGGCGGCGCCTGATATGGCTCGTTTTGGAAAATTGATGTTAAACGATGGTGTTTGGGAGGGGCAGCAGATTGTACCCAAGTGGTTTGTAGATGAATTAAAACATCGAGATATGAATCGTTGGTTTGGATACTCTAATTGCTACTGGCGGAATGGATATGAGGAATTAGGATTTGAAAACAACGATCAATACTGGGCAGCAGGGTACAATGGTCAATATATTTTTGTCGCTCCTAAAGATAACATTATCATGGTGCGAACAGGAGCAGAAGAAAAGAACCATTGGTCTCTTTTATTGGGAAGGTTGTCTGTTTTGTTGGCGCATGGACGTACAGACTTAACAGACGCATCCTTAGATTTTGGAGAGCAGTTTGCAGGAACTTATGTCAATGAAGCTGGAGCAGAAATGACATTGGATTTGTTGCCAACTCTAGACCAATACAAGAGACGAAAATGGTTGTGGAAAAGAGATACAAAGCTTTTTAAGGAAGGAAAAAAACGGAAAGAATTAACGCAATTGGACGGCATTAGTTTGGGATACAAAAAAGGAGGAAAACAAACTCGGATGTACTATGATGTCAAAGACGGAAAGGTATTAGGTTTTTATTATAATTCTTGGCCAGCTGTAAATTTAATGTACTTCAAAAAAGTAAAGTAA